One genomic region from Ralstonia pseudosolanacearum encodes:
- a CDS encoding MBL fold metallo-hydrolase — MSADELYLRGDIVAEPLVSGWYAWTHLISPATLAMNVVGRHLKIMASFVHAPKVHVAAVKNPKMLGGPFIDYAESRVAEVQGLIEQTRSEQARLIAFAKGVHQLNALLKRAATGAGLDDLYAQLPDCLRGYVELFYDARHQPTFRLYESLLYRSAYYDRTAQSLQLHVTQNDHRPFVLSTPRLPDATSVSVQLPFESPVLDRFFQARYEPTPVSRLADELGIAQESRALFHSFFTSEPPAARQRYQGEQARIRFFGHACLLLETRAFSLITDPVVSFPYRGANSRYTYEDLPPFIDYVLITHNHQDHVLLETLLQLRHMIGTVIVPRGGNGELQDPSLKLALQALGFKRVVELDELESLELPGGKLTGLPFLGEHADLGIRTKLCYHVAIGGWSTLFAADACIIDPQVYRHAHEIVGDIDVLYLGMECDGAPLSWLYGPLLSEPLTWEQDRSRTLSGSNFARARELVEMFGPSQVYVYAMGQEPWLNHIMAVKYTETSLPIVESNRLLDYCRERGIVAERLYCMKETFHADAAPVEA; from the coding sequence ATGTCGGCTGATGAGCTTTATCTACGCGGTGACATCGTCGCCGAACCCCTGGTGTCCGGATGGTATGCCTGGACCCACCTGATCTCGCCGGCCACGCTGGCCATGAATGTCGTGGGGCGCCATCTGAAGATCATGGCGTCGTTCGTGCACGCGCCCAAGGTGCACGTTGCCGCGGTCAAGAATCCCAAGATGCTGGGCGGCCCCTTCATCGACTACGCGGAATCCCGGGTGGCCGAGGTGCAGGGCCTGATCGAGCAGACGCGCAGCGAACAGGCCCGGCTGATCGCCTTCGCGAAGGGCGTCCACCAGCTGAACGCGCTGCTCAAGCGTGCCGCCACCGGCGCTGGCCTGGACGATCTGTACGCCCAGTTGCCCGATTGCCTGCGCGGCTATGTCGAGCTGTTCTACGATGCGCGGCACCAGCCCACATTCCGCCTCTACGAGTCGCTGCTGTACCGGAGCGCGTACTACGACCGCACCGCGCAAAGCCTGCAGTTGCACGTCACCCAGAACGATCATCGGCCCTTCGTGCTCAGCACGCCGCGGTTGCCGGATGCGACCTCGGTCTCTGTCCAACTGCCATTTGAATCCCCGGTGCTCGACCGGTTCTTCCAGGCGCGCTACGAGCCCACCCCGGTGAGTCGGCTGGCCGACGAACTGGGCATCGCGCAGGAAAGCCGGGCGCTGTTCCATTCCTTCTTCACCAGCGAGCCGCCCGCGGCGCGCCAGCGCTATCAGGGCGAGCAGGCGCGCATCCGCTTCTTCGGCCATGCCTGCCTGCTGCTCGAGACCCGCGCGTTCTCGCTCATCACCGATCCGGTCGTGAGCTTCCCCTACCGGGGTGCCAACTCCCGCTACACCTACGAAGATCTGCCGCCGTTCATCGACTACGTGCTGATCACGCACAACCACCAGGACCACGTCCTGCTGGAAACCCTGCTGCAGCTGCGCCACATGATCGGCACGGTCATCGTGCCCCGCGGCGGCAACGGCGAGCTGCAGGATCCGAGCCTCAAGCTGGCGCTGCAGGCCCTCGGCTTCAAGCGGGTCGTCGAGCTCGACGAGCTGGAGAGCCTGGAGCTGCCGGGCGGCAAGCTGACCGGCCTGCCGTTTCTCGGCGAGCACGCCGATCTGGGCATCCGCACCAAGCTGTGCTATCACGTCGCGATCGGCGGATGGTCGACCCTGTTTGCCGCCGACGCCTGCATCATCGACCCGCAGGTCTACCGGCATGCGCATGAGATCGTCGGCGACATCGATGTGCTGTACCTCGGCATGGAGTGCGACGGCGCGCCGCTGTCGTGGCTCTACGGTCCGCTGCTGAGCGAGCCGCTGACCTGGGAGCAGGATCGCTCGCGCACCCTGTCGGGCAGCAATTTCGCGCGGGCCCGCGAACTGGTGGAGATGTTCGGGCCCAGCCAGGTCTACGTCTACGCCATGGGCCAGGAGCCCTGGCTCAACCACATCATGGCGGTGAAGTACACCGAGACCTCGCTGCCCATCGTGGAATCCAACCGCTTGCTCGACTATTGCCGCGAGCGGGGCATCGTCGCCGAGCGCCTGTACTGCATGAAGGAAACCTTCCACGCAGACGCGGCCCCGGTCGAGGCGTAA
- a CDS encoding MbtH family protein: protein MNRTSTSEVPSDFCVVINDEGQYSLWRSDLPIPGGWRETGMAGNRQACIDYVDQVWTDMRPASLRQRQ, encoded by the coding sequence ATGAACCGCACCAGCACAAGCGAAGTGCCATCGGATTTTTGCGTTGTCATAAACGACGAAGGCCAGTATTCGTTATGGCGTTCGGATCTGCCGATCCCCGGCGGGTGGCGTGAAACAGGCATGGCCGGAAACCGGCAGGCGTGCATCGACTATGTCGACCAGGTCTGGACCGACATGCGCCCGGCCAGTCTCCGTCAGCGCCAGTGA
- a CDS encoding cyclic peptide export ABC transporter, whose product MRITKLLLGRSNGATMLMVVASQAAAGLGGAGLLAILTHVAGEAERSLMWRYLPWAAAALTLFVLAQGITSRLTTACVEEAIHAVRLRIMGKLASATLQTFERISEGHLLTRLEKDLKVVSATASAILAASQAGMLFLCSIAYLAYLSPMAFGICMVVVVLSLLLHAIRMRVIHARMEAATQAETDLLGLTGHLVGGFKELKLHARRQRELHAELAAASGHSAERNRTAYVTVSDHLILIQIILYGLIGSVVFILPLLDTTQPLLLVKIVAVILFLAGALNQFAGILPMYTQADAAARHIEALEHELADEPAADGQPATPQPQSTPALSGIELEAVRYAYLPVNGQGFAVGPVNLSIRRGEIVFITGSNGSGKSTFLKLLTGLQAPDAGRIRWNGNPVDPDSLDRYRGLFSAIFSDYHLFPTLWGLDAPAPGTIETHLQRLALQALTALDGRSFSPLKLSTGQRKRLAHLVALLEDRPIYVFDEWAADQDPAFRRWFYHTELPRLKALGKTVIAVTHDEPYFGCADRWLHFEEGRCIERAPASVLPTASAPVTLAVT is encoded by the coding sequence ATGCGGATCACGAAACTGCTGCTTGGCCGTTCCAACGGGGCCACCATGCTCATGGTGGTCGCCTCGCAGGCGGCGGCCGGCCTGGGCGGCGCCGGCCTGCTGGCGATCCTGACCCATGTCGCCGGCGAAGCGGAGCGGTCGCTGATGTGGCGCTACCTGCCGTGGGCCGCGGCGGCGCTGACGCTGTTCGTGCTGGCCCAGGGCATCACGTCGCGGCTCACCACCGCGTGCGTGGAAGAGGCGATTCATGCGGTGCGCCTGCGCATCATGGGCAAGCTCGCCTCGGCGACCCTGCAGACCTTCGAGCGCATCAGCGAGGGCCACCTGCTGACCCGCCTCGAGAAAGACCTGAAGGTGGTGTCCGCCACCGCCTCCGCCATCCTGGCCGCCAGCCAGGCCGGCATGCTGTTCCTCTGTTCCATCGCCTATCTGGCGTATCTGTCGCCGATGGCGTTCGGCATCTGCATGGTCGTGGTCGTGCTGAGCCTGCTGCTGCATGCCATCAGGATGCGGGTGATCCACGCCAGGATGGAAGCCGCGACCCAGGCCGAGACCGATCTGCTCGGCCTGACCGGGCACCTGGTGGGCGGCTTCAAGGAACTCAAGCTGCATGCCCGCCGGCAGCGCGAGCTCCACGCCGAGCTGGCCGCCGCTTCCGGGCACAGCGCCGAGCGCAACCGCACGGCCTACGTGACCGTCAGCGATCACCTGATCCTGATCCAGATCATCCTGTACGGCCTGATCGGCTCGGTGGTCTTCATCCTGCCGCTGCTGGACACGACGCAGCCGCTGCTGCTGGTGAAAATCGTGGCCGTGATCCTGTTCCTGGCCGGCGCGCTCAACCAGTTCGCCGGCATCCTGCCGATGTACACGCAGGCCGATGCGGCCGCCCGGCACATCGAGGCGCTGGAGCACGAACTCGCGGACGAGCCGGCCGCCGACGGCCAGCCGGCAACGCCGCAGCCGCAGTCCACGCCGGCACTGTCCGGCATCGAACTGGAAGCCGTCCGCTACGCCTATCTGCCCGTCAACGGCCAGGGCTTCGCGGTGGGCCCGGTCAACCTGTCGATCCGGCGCGGCGAGATCGTCTTCATCACCGGCAGCAACGGTTCGGGCAAGTCGACCTTTCTGAAGCTGCTGACCGGCTTGCAGGCGCCCGATGCCGGCCGCATCCGCTGGAACGGCAATCCCGTCGATCCGGACAGCCTCGACCGCTATCGCGGCCTGTTCTCCGCGATCTTCTCGGACTACCACCTGTTCCCGACGCTCTGGGGCCTGGACGCGCCGGCCCCGGGCACGATCGAAACGCACCTGCAGCGCCTGGCCCTGCAGGCCCTGACCGCGCTGGACGGACGCTCGTTCTCGCCGCTCAAGCTCTCCACCGGCCAGCGCAAGCGCCTCGCGCACCTGGTGGCCCTGCTGGAAGACCGGCCCATCTACGTCTTCGACGAATGGGCGGCCGACCAGGACCCGGCGTTCCGGCGCTGGTTCTATCACACCGAGCTGCCGCGCCTGAAGGCGCTCGGCAAGACCGTGATCGCGGTCACCCATGACGAGCCGTACTTCGGCTGCGCCGACCGCTGGCTGCACTTCGAGGAAGGGCGCTGCATCGAGCGCGCCCCAGCGTCGGTCCTGCCGACAGCATCCGCGCCGGTCACGCTGGCGGTGACGTAG